A stretch of Peteryoungia algae DNA encodes these proteins:
- a CDS encoding Tex family protein — protein MADDIRSIAALIANEIKARPDQVISAVGLLDEGATVPFIARYRKEVTGGLDDTQLRNLAERLIYLRELAARRKSIFESIDGQGKMTDDLARKIAAVTTKAELEDLYLPYKPKRRTRAEIAREKGLQPLADAILADRTCDPHKLAEAYITAEVADVKAALEGARDIVAEQISENADLIGRLRNDMKDRAILYSKLVDGKAEAGAKFSDYFDHFERWATVPGHRALAMLRGWNEEFLSLSIEVDRDDTSPIKTSQRMIAAAYQVAGKGPADQWLLDVAGWTWRVKLSVSLSLDLMRDLRERAEEEAIHVFARNLKDLLLAAPAGSRATMGLDPGIRTGVKVAIVDGTGKVLETTTVYPFPPKNDIRGTQAELASLIRKHNIELISIGNGTGSRETEKLVADMLAQFPSTAPKPTKVIVSEAGASVYSASETAAKEFPNLDVSLRGAVSIARRLQDPLAELVKIEPKSIGVGQYQHDVDQGRLGRSLDAVVEDAVNAVGVDVNTASAPLLARVSGLGKTTAEAIVAHRDETGPFGSRKDLLKVPRLGARTFEQCAGFLRIPNGKEPLDASSVHPEAYGVAKKIVAACGRDLRSLMGDSATLKSLDPKRFIDEQFGLPTVKDILAELEKPGRDPRPSFKTATFAEGVDEITDLKIGMTLEGTVTNVAAFGAFVDIGVHQDGLVHVSQLADRFVKDPHDVVKAGDVVKVRVVEVDVKRKRIALTMRKDGGEAQAPSMRGDARGNANAMKHANARPTKPEQPAIGGLGAALAEAMRKK, from the coding sequence ATGGCCGACGACATCAGATCCATTGCCGCCCTCATCGCCAACGAAATCAAAGCGAGGCCTGACCAGGTGATTTCAGCCGTCGGCCTGCTCGATGAAGGCGCAACTGTGCCCTTCATCGCCCGCTACCGCAAGGAAGTGACCGGCGGCCTCGATGATACCCAGCTGCGCAATCTGGCTGAACGGCTGATCTACCTGCGCGAGCTTGCCGCCCGCCGCAAGTCGATCTTCGAAAGCATCGACGGCCAGGGCAAGATGACCGACGATCTCGCCCGCAAGATCGCGGCCGTCACCACCAAGGCCGAACTCGAAGACCTCTATCTGCCCTACAAGCCCAAGCGCCGCACCCGCGCCGAAATCGCCCGCGAAAAGGGGCTTCAACCGCTCGCCGATGCGATCCTCGCCGACCGCACATGCGATCCGCACAAGCTGGCCGAGGCCTATATCACTGCCGAAGTCGCCGATGTGAAGGCAGCCCTTGAGGGCGCACGCGACATCGTCGCCGAACAGATCTCCGAAAACGCCGATCTCATCGGCCGGCTGCGCAACGACATGAAGGATCGCGCGATCCTCTATTCCAAGCTCGTCGACGGCAAGGCCGAGGCCGGCGCCAAGTTCTCGGACTATTTCGACCATTTCGAACGCTGGGCAACCGTACCTGGCCACCGGGCGCTCGCCATGCTGCGCGGCTGGAACGAGGAGTTTCTCTCGCTCTCGATCGAGGTCGATCGTGACGATACATCCCCGATCAAGACCAGCCAGCGCATGATCGCTGCCGCCTACCAGGTCGCGGGCAAGGGCCCCGCCGACCAATGGCTGCTGGACGTCGCCGGCTGGACCTGGCGGGTGAAGCTTTCCGTGTCGCTCTCGCTCGACCTGATGCGCGATTTGCGCGAGCGCGCCGAGGAAGAGGCGATCCACGTCTTTGCCCGCAATCTCAAGGACCTGTTGCTGGCGGCTCCCGCCGGCTCCCGTGCCACCATGGGCCTGGATCCGGGCATCCGCACGGGCGTCAAGGTCGCCATCGTCGATGGCACGGGCAAGGTGCTGGAAACGACGACAGTGTACCCTTTCCCGCCGAAGAACGACATCAGGGGCACCCAGGCCGAACTCGCCTCGCTGATCCGCAAGCACAACATCGAACTGATCTCGATCGGCAACGGCACCGGCAGCCGCGAGACGGAAAAGCTGGTGGCTGACATGCTGGCGCAATTTCCGTCGACCGCGCCGAAACCCACCAAGGTCATCGTCTCTGAAGCCGGCGCCTCGGTCTATTCGGCGTCGGAAACGGCCGCCAAGGAGTTCCCCAATCTCGACGTCTCGCTGCGCGGCGCGGTCTCCATTGCCCGCCGCCTGCAGGATCCGCTCGCCGAACTCGTCAAGATCGAGCCGAAGTCGATTGGCGTCGGCCAGTATCAGCATGATGTCGATCAGGGCCGCCTCGGCCGCTCGCTCGATGCCGTCGTCGAAGATGCGGTGAATGCCGTTGGCGTTGACGTGAATACGGCCTCTGCCCCGCTTCTTGCTCGCGTCTCCGGTCTTGGCAAGACGACGGCCGAGGCCATCGTCGCCCATCGCGATGAGACGGGGCCTTTCGGCAGCCGCAAGGACCTCTTGAAAGTGCCGCGCCTCGGCGCCCGAACCTTCGAGCAATGCGCCGGCTTCCTGCGCATCCCCAATGGCAAGGAGCCGCTCGACGCCTCCTCGGTCCACCCGGAAGCCTACGGCGTGGCGAAGAAGATCGTCGCCGCCTGCGGCCGCGACCTGCGCTCGCTGATGGGCGACAGCGCGACGCTGAAAAGCCTCGACCCGAAGCGCTTCATCGACGAGCAGTTCGGTCTCCCGACGGTGAAGGACATTCTCGCGGAACTGGAAAAGCCCGGCCGCGACCCGCGCCCGAGCTTCAAGACCGCGACCTTTGCCGAAGGTGTGGACGAGATCACCGACCTCAAGATCGGCATGACGCTCGAAGGCACCGTCACCAATGTCGCCGCCTTCGGCGCCTTCGTCGATATCGGCGTGCATCAGGATGGTCTTGTCCACGTCTCCCAGCTCGCCGATCGTTTCGTCAAGGATCCGCATGACGTGGTGAAGGCTGGCGATGTCGTGAAGGTCCGCGTCGTGGAAGTCGACGTGAAGCGCAAGCGCATCGCGCTCACCATGCGAAAAGATGGTGGCGAGGCTCAAGCGCCATCGATGCGCGGTGACGCGCGTGGAAACGCAAACGCCATGAAGCACGCGAACGCCCGCCCGACGAAGCCGGAGCAGCCCGCAATCGGCGGTCTGGGTGCTGCACTCGCGGAAGCGATGCGCAAGAAATAA
- a CDS encoding TraR/DksA family transcriptional regulator, protein MDTAHFERVLLARKAEIERRLEKIDTDLGTLKSADSAERATEAENDEVLEEFGQVGEEELRAIDAALDRIAKGRYGQCVTCDEPISIERLNAVPHTPFCKDCAASH, encoded by the coding sequence ATGGACACCGCCCATTTCGAACGCGTCCTGCTCGCGCGCAAGGCCGAGATCGAGCGGCGTCTGGAGAAGATCGACACGGACCTTGGCACGCTGAAAAGTGCCGATAGCGCCGAGCGCGCGACCGAGGCTGAGAACGACGAAGTGCTGGAAGAATTCGGCCAGGTGGGCGAGGAGGAATTGCGGGCGATCGATGCCGCTCTGGACCGGATCGCCAAGGGGCGTTATGGTCAGTGCGTCACATGCGATGAGCCGATTTCGATCGAAAGACTGAATGCGGTCCCGCATACGCCATTTTGCAAGGACTGCGCAGCCTCCCATTGA
- a CDS encoding universal stress protein: protein MYKKIIVPVDPAAIDIGERILAKAKSLLDTGGEIVLLTIIEDIPGYLAIDVPVDLIEGAINDAKAKLVELKKKTEVTAQIEIRSGAPAREILATAEEHKADLIIVGSHVPDFSNYFIGATADRVVRHSKISVLVDR from the coding sequence ATGTACAAAAAGATCATCGTTCCGGTCGATCCGGCTGCCATCGACATCGGGGAGCGGATCCTGGCCAAGGCCAAGTCCCTGCTGGATACAGGCGGTGAGATTGTGCTGCTGACCATCATCGAGGACATTCCGGGCTATCTCGCCATCGACGTTCCCGTCGATCTGATCGAAGGCGCGATCAATGATGCCAAAGCAAAGCTGGTCGAACTCAAGAAGAAGACCGAAGTGACGGCACAAATCGAGATCCGCTCCGGTGCGCCGGCCCGCGAGATCCTGGCCACAGCCGAGGAGCACAAGGCGGACCTGATCATCGTTGGCTCGCATGTGCCCGATTTTTCCAACTACTTCATCGGCGCCACGGCCGACCGCGTGGTGCGCCATTCGAAGATTTCCGTCCTGGTCGACAGGTGA
- a CDS encoding VOC family protein, with protein MSAGTSKSESFALSRPVHVGRAHLVVRDLETMARFYSEALGLKPLEQSASGIELGAGERHLLTLTTRSDAARAPRNAAGLFHNAFLMPDRAELAHWVAHAAHLGLQFDGASDHLVSEAIYLSDPEGNGIEVYRDRSPDEWTYHADGTVEMDTRRLDLQALYDSATKTPWAGMSPEAALGHIHLQVGNMPEADRFYEGVLGLKKMASYPGASFFSSGSYHHHVAANVWNSRNAPARTGAMTGLQAYSLAFNDRETLDKVLTTLEGLEIVVERSAEGYRLTDPWGIGITLVASEV; from the coding sequence TTGTCCGCAGGAACCAGTAAATCCGAATCTTTTGCCTTGAGCCGTCCCGTCCATGTCGGGCGCGCCCATCTCGTCGTTCGCGATCTTGAAACCATGGCGCGTTTCTACAGTGAGGCGCTGGGCCTCAAGCCTCTTGAGCAGAGCGCCAGTGGTATCGAGCTCGGAGCAGGCGAGCGCCATCTGTTGACGCTCACGACACGCAGTGATGCAGCTCGCGCACCGCGGAATGCGGCGGGCCTCTTTCACAATGCCTTCCTCATGCCGGATCGAGCCGAACTCGCTCATTGGGTCGCCCATGCGGCGCATCTCGGCCTCCAATTCGATGGAGCGAGCGACCACCTGGTCAGTGAGGCGATCTACCTGTCCGACCCTGAGGGCAACGGCATCGAGGTCTATCGCGACCGCAGCCCTGACGAATGGACCTACCACGCCGATGGTACCGTCGAGATGGACACGCGCCGCCTCGACCTGCAGGCACTGTACGACAGCGCCACGAAGACGCCTTGGGCCGGCATGTCACCCGAGGCTGCCCTCGGCCATATCCACCTGCAGGTCGGTAATATGCCCGAGGCGGACCGTTTTTACGAGGGTGTGCTCGGCCTGAAAAAGATGGCGAGCTATCCGGGTGCCAGTTTCTTTTCCTCCGGAAGCTATCACCACCATGTCGCCGCCAACGTCTGGAACAGCCGCAATGCGCCGGCCCGCACTGGCGCTATGACGGGTCTGCAGGCCTATTCGCTCGCCTTCAACGATCGTGAGACCCTCGACAAGGTCCTGACAACGCTCGAAGGTCTTGAGATCGTGGTCGAACGGAGCGCCGAAGGCTATCGCCTGACCGATCCCTGGGGCATCGGCATTACCCTGGTGGCCAGCGAGGTCTGA
- a CDS encoding AI-2E family transporter: MNIEIADRHKSLGKVRFQKTGLDYAVSWSVIGLFGIFTLVALHLASFVLIPLTMAIVVGLILGLAADRLGRLGSPPMLTAIILSSLFMVILGFLVSIIWSPISMLIETGPDMVNRAIEYLQQVSWLKEPMRVLSRGPDSTEAVLENSGAILSTVATGVTPALIQIFIFIASLLLFLSSRVGLRRALIRTFSHRDRRLKAIRMLNEVEEALGYYFATAVIVYGLFGVVAGLVAWVGGLGNPALWGVAAFLLSFIPFLGIAMVTAAMAVSGLLVHDTLLMGLLPALVFFTLNGLMENLLIPAVMGKRLEMNAFMLFIAIVFWTWLWGAVGAMLAVPLTLICMTVYAGLMPPAKRQPNLPG; encoded by the coding sequence GTGAACATCGAGATCGCTGATCGTCATAAGTCGCTTGGCAAGGTCCGTTTCCAGAAGACGGGCCTCGACTATGCCGTGTCCTGGAGCGTCATTGGCCTGTTTGGGATCTTCACGCTGGTCGCGCTGCATCTCGCCTCATTCGTGCTCATTCCGCTGACAATGGCAATCGTTGTCGGTCTCATTCTCGGGCTCGCCGCCGACCGCCTCGGCAGACTTGGTTCGCCACCGATGCTGACCGCCATCATCCTCTCCAGTCTTTTCATGGTCATCCTCGGGTTTCTCGTCAGCATAATCTGGTCGCCGATCAGCATGCTCATCGAAACCGGCCCTGACATGGTCAATCGGGCCATCGAATACCTGCAGCAGGTCTCTTGGCTTAAGGAGCCCATGCGGGTGCTTTCGCGCGGCCCCGATTCGACGGAAGCCGTGCTGGAAAACTCCGGCGCCATTCTGTCCACCGTGGCGACGGGCGTGACGCCGGCGCTGATCCAGATCTTCATCTTCATCGCCAGCCTTCTCCTGTTTCTGTCCTCGCGCGTGGGGCTGCGCCGTGCGCTCATCCGCACGTTTTCCCACCGCGATCGCCGCCTGAAGGCCATCCGTATGCTGAACGAAGTCGAAGAAGCGCTGGGCTACTACTTCGCAACTGCCGTCATCGTCTATGGCTTGTTCGGCGTGGTTGCCGGCCTCGTCGCCTGGGTCGGTGGTCTGGGTAATCCGGCGCTCTGGGGCGTGGCCGCCTTCCTCCTGAGCTTCATCCCCTTCCTCGGCATTGCCATGGTGACCGCCGCCATGGCCGTCAGTGGTCTCTTGGTGCACGATACGCTGCTGATGGGCCTGTTGCCCGCACTGGTTTTCTTCACGCTCAACGGGCTTATGGAAAACCTCCTCATACCGGCCGTGATGGGCAAGCGTCTGGAAATGAACGCTTTCATGCTCTTCATCGCGATTGTTTTCTGGACCTGGCTCTGGGGCGCCGTCGGCGCGATGCTCGCCGTTCCGCTCACCCTCATCTGTATGACGGTCTATGCCGGATTGATGCCCCCGGCGAAGAGGCAGCCGAACCTGCCGGGCTGA
- a CDS encoding metallophosphoesterase, with the protein MTTDTPRLRLGIIADPQYADLDPNSRLNRHFRHSLAKLREAVTRFNAQDLDAVVVLGDLIDRDWESLAPVLEILDTLDAPRILLPGNHDFLVEPDRLAEVHAALGMPAPYHEVRLKGLRLLVTDGNEISLFAPPVGDRKRLEAEQRLAAMKARDMANANTWNAGISDLQAGWIAERLAAAEQAGERVILLGHYPIYPPTDHVLWGAEDLTDMVTASPAAIAYLCGHDHRGNCAERDDVHFINFCGMVDTEHDNAFAILSLFDDRIEIEGHGREPSRRLPLAPAKALKNHHS; encoded by the coding sequence ATGACGACTGACACTCCCCGCCTGAGGCTTGGCATCATTGCCGATCCCCAATATGCCGACCTCGATCCGAACAGCCGGTTGAACCGCCATTTTCGCCACTCGCTGGCCAAGCTGCGCGAGGCGGTCACCCGTTTCAATGCACAGGACTTGGATGCCGTGGTGGTGCTGGGCGATCTCATCGATCGTGATTGGGAAAGCCTGGCGCCGGTCCTCGAAATCCTCGACACGCTCGACGCACCGCGCATCCTCTTGCCGGGCAATCACGATTTTCTGGTCGAGCCTGACCGCCTGGCCGAGGTCCATGCCGCGCTTGGCATGCCGGCGCCCTATCACGAGGTCAGGCTCAAAGGTCTGCGCCTGCTCGTCACCGACGGCAACGAGATCTCCTTGTTTGCGCCGCCCGTGGGGGACAGGAAACGTTTGGAGGCCGAGCAGCGTCTGGCGGCGATGAAGGCCAGGGACATGGCGAACGCCAACACCTGGAACGCCGGAATTTCCGACCTGCAGGCAGGCTGGATCGCCGAGCGGCTTGCAGCGGCGGAGCAAGCCGGAGAAAGAGTGATCCTGCTCGGGCACTATCCGATCTACCCGCCGACAGATCATGTCCTGTGGGGAGCCGAGGACCTGACGGATATGGTCACGGCGTCTCCTGCGGCGATCGCTTATCTGTGCGGTCACGATCACCGCGGCAATTGTGCCGAACGTGACGATGTCCACTTCATCAACTTCTGCGGCATGGTAGACACGGAACACGACAATGCCTTTGCGATCCTGTCACTTTTCGACGATCGCATCGAGATTGAAGGCCATGGTCGGGAACCCAGCCGGCGCCTTCCTCTGGCACCAGCGAAGGCCTTGAAAAACCATCATTCCTGA
- a CDS encoding c-type cytochrome, with protein MKLKVVLSAVTAICLGVSAAIAAGEPQVVRQDEMKKVGGAMGVLGAITKGEKPYDAAAVTAALTTLVEVSKTFPDHFPAGSETGMDSEAAPAIWQNMDDFKAKSAKLTAAAEAQLASLPADQAAVGAAMKAISGTCGDCHQTYRLKK; from the coding sequence ATGAAGTTGAAAGTCGTTCTGTCCGCCGTGACGGCAATCTGTCTTGGCGTGTCCGCAGCGATTGCTGCGGGCGAACCGCAGGTCGTCCGTCAGGACGAGATGAAAAAGGTCGGCGGCGCCATGGGTGTCCTCGGCGCCATCACCAAGGGAGAGAAGCCCTATGATGCGGCAGCCGTGACGGCTGCGCTCACGACGCTGGTCGAGGTCAGCAAGACCTTCCCGGATCATTTCCCCGCCGGCAGCGAAACCGGGATGGATTCCGAGGCCGCACCGGCGATCTGGCAGAACATGGACGACTTCAAGGCCAAGTCCGCCAAGCTCACCGCCGCTGCAGAGGCGCAGCTCGCGAGCCTCCCGGCCGACCAGGCAGCCGTTGGCGCTGCCATGAAGGCCATCAGCGGAACCTGTGGCGATTGCCACCAGACCTATCGTCTGAAGAAGTAG
- a CDS encoding c-type cytochrome produces MVSTWIKGLGTIAALGAAGLGAFLVVTAPDRQAPSVWTNLGEPDLAHGREVFFAGGCTSCHAPAGATGDARLVLSGGAPLKSDFGTFHAPNISSHPQAGIGAWTLAEFGDAMTRGVGRGGEHLYPSFPYGSYARMTPKDINDLYGFMKTLPASDAVAPAHELGFPFNQRLVLGGWKFLYLTDAPRLELADASDMVKRGQYLVEGPGHCGECHTPRNALGGFESGRWLAGGPNPEGEGSIPNITPGSKSMGSWSEGDIVAYLESGFTPDYDSVGGSMVEVQKNMAELAAADREAIAAYLKAVPAVE; encoded by the coding sequence ATGGTATCGACATGGATCAAGGGATTGGGCACGATCGCTGCGCTCGGCGCAGCCGGTCTTGGCGCCTTTCTGGTCGTCACGGCGCCCGATCGCCAGGCCCCGTCGGTGTGGACCAATCTCGGGGAACCGGATCTCGCCCACGGCCGCGAGGTCTTCTTCGCCGGCGGCTGCACGAGCTGTCATGCCCCGGCAGGCGCCACAGGCGATGCACGACTGGTGCTGTCAGGCGGAGCGCCCCTGAAGAGCGATTTTGGCACCTTCCACGCCCCCAACATCTCCAGCCATCCGCAAGCCGGCATCGGCGCCTGGACGCTTGCCGAATTCGGCGATGCGATGACCCGCGGGGTCGGACGCGGGGGCGAACACCTCTATCCGTCCTTCCCCTATGGCTCCTACGCACGCATGACGCCCAAGGACATCAATGACCTCTACGGCTTCATGAAGACGCTGCCGGCGAGTGACGCCGTTGCACCGGCTCATGAGCTGGGTTTCCCCTTCAACCAGCGTCTGGTTCTCGGCGGCTGGAAGTTCCTTTATCTCACCGATGCGCCCAGGCTCGAGCTGGCCGATGCCTCCGACATGGTGAAACGGGGCCAGTATCTCGTCGAAGGACCCGGCCATTGCGGCGAATGCCACACGCCGCGCAACGCGCTGGGTGGCTTCGAGAGCGGCCGCTGGCTGGCAGGTGGCCCGAATCCGGAAGGCGAGGGCAGCATTCCCAACATCACGCCGGGCTCGAAGAGCATGGGTTCCTGGAGTGAAGGCGACATCGTTGCCTATCTCGAGTCCGGCTTCACCCCGGACTATGACAGTGTCGGCGGCTCCATGGTCGAGGTGCAGAAGAACATGGCCGAACTGGCAGCGGCCGATCGCGAGGCAATTGCCGCCTATCTGAAGGCCGTGCCCGCCGTTGAGTGA
- a CDS encoding DJ-1/PfpI family protein, with the protein MSRIVIALQNDYADWEPALLMAATRYWLNCEVVTASPDGQPVISMGGLKVATDIGFEAINAESFDALIIPGGYAWEQGTAFDFTALATDFRDHGKVLGGICAAASALAATGVLDDVAHTGNSLASHKKYAGYRGEARYLDQPQAVGDGKIVTAAGSAPDTFTIEVLKALGLYGPEAEEELAAFAAEHRRPA; encoded by the coding sequence ATGTCCCGCATCGTGATTGCCCTACAGAACGACTACGCCGACTGGGAACCCGCATTGTTGATGGCGGCCACGCGCTACTGGCTTAACTGCGAGGTCGTGACCGCGAGTCCGGACGGACAACCGGTGATTTCCATGGGCGGCCTGAAGGTGGCGACGGATATCGGTTTCGAGGCGATCAATGCCGAGAGTTTCGACGCGCTGATCATTCCCGGTGGCTATGCTTGGGAACAGGGTACGGCATTCGACTTTACCGCGCTGGCGACGGATTTTCGCGACCACGGCAAGGTGCTGGGCGGCATCTGTGCGGCCGCGAGCGCGCTGGCGGCTACGGGCGTGCTGGACGATGTCGCCCATACCGGAAATTCGCTCGCCTCCCACAAGAAATATGCAGGCTATCGGGGCGAGGCTCGCTATCTGGACCAGCCGCAAGCGGTGGGCGACGGCAAGATTGTCACGGCTGCGGGTTCGGCACCGGATACGTTCACGATCGAAGTGCTGAAAGCGCTCGGCCTCTATGGCCCGGAGGCCGAAGAAGAACTGGCAGCATTTGCCGCCGAGCATCGTCGGCCGGCCTGA
- a CDS encoding GNAT family N-acetyltransferase — MTEDTDLTLPRPPIVAIRHAKPRDLPELNTMIAALSAHLGDASAMTPEALERDLFGPMPWIQALVADSGEEGLIGYAILVPLYKAQEGKRGMELHHLFVRDGQRGNGIGQHLVDRAKQIARASGCNFLSVSAATGNFAAHRFYENMDFIPRPVTGMRYHQALS, encoded by the coding sequence ATGACCGAAGATACAGACCTTACGCTCCCCCGCCCGCCGATCGTGGCCATCCGCCATGCCAAGCCGCGCGACCTGCCCGAACTCAACACGATGATCGCGGCCCTCTCCGCGCATCTCGGCGATGCTTCGGCGATGACGCCGGAGGCGCTGGAACGCGACCTGTTCGGCCCGATGCCCTGGATCCAGGCGCTGGTTGCCGACAGCGGCGAAGAAGGCCTGATCGGCTACGCGATCCTGGTGCCGCTCTACAAGGCGCAGGAAGGCAAGCGCGGCATGGAACTGCACCATCTCTTCGTGCGCGACGGCCAACGTGGCAACGGCATCGGGCAGCATCTCGTCGATCGCGCCAAGCAGATCGCCCGCGCCTCGGGCTGCAACTTCCTCTCGGTGTCCGCCGCTACCGGCAATTTCGCCGCACATCGTTTCTACGAAAACATGGATTTCATTCCGCGACCGGTCACTGGCATGCGCTACCATCAGGCGCTGAGCTGA
- a CDS encoding MerR family transcriptional regulator — MFSIGDLSRRARVKVPTIRYYEQMGLISAPDRTQGNQRRYEKGDLDRLTFIRHARDLGFPIEAIKELLTLSRHPEEPCDRADRIAQEQLDEVREKIARLKKLEAELARIVSHDGCHTIGDCYVIRALSDHGLCDHEH; from the coding sequence ATGTTTTCGATCGGAGACCTGTCGCGGCGGGCCAGGGTCAAGGTACCAACCATTCGCTATTACGAACAGATGGGGCTGATCTCGGCTCCGGACCGCACACAAGGGAACCAGCGGCGCTACGAGAAGGGCGACCTCGACCGGCTGACCTTCATTCGCCATGCCCGCGACCTCGGTTTTCCCATCGAAGCGATCAAGGAGCTTCTGACACTCAGCCGACATCCGGAAGAGCCTTGCGACCGCGCGGACCGCATCGCTCAGGAACAGCTCGACGAGGTGCGTGAGAAGATCGCACGGCTGAAGAAGCTGGAGGCGGAGCTCGCCCGCATCGTCTCGCATGACGGCTGCCACACGATCGGCGATTGCTATGTAATCCGGGCCCTGTCCGATCACGGGCTGTGCGACCATGAACATTGA
- a CDS encoding cation transporter, with amino-acid sequence MSAACGHDHAPFDGMSETYKRRLWMVIAINAAMFAVEMTAGQLARSQALQADALDFFADAVTYGISLAVIGASLKTRSLAAAGKGLSLFLMGLWVFGSTVWQVFQGGVPEAPVMGLIGFLALAANVASVLLLMSYKDGDANVRSVWLCSRNDAIGNVIVMIAAVGVWGTATAWPDLIVAGIMAGLFLNSAIQILSQSFREWRAGEPVTLTSSCCSSGGAEHRHDHDGHADAHDHRHT; translated from the coding sequence ATGAGTGCTGCCTGCGGCCATGACCACGCCCCTTTCGACGGCATGTCCGAGACCTACAAACGCCGGCTCTGGATGGTGATCGCCATCAATGCCGCCATGTTCGCCGTCGAGATGACGGCGGGCCAGCTTGCCCGTTCCCAGGCGCTGCAAGCCGATGCGCTGGATTTCTTCGCCGACGCCGTGACCTACGGTATATCGCTGGCCGTCATCGGGGCGTCGTTGAAGACCCGCAGCCTGGCCGCCGCGGGCAAGGGCCTCAGCCTGTTCCTCATGGGTCTCTGGGTCTTCGGCTCCACCGTCTGGCAGGTGTTTCAGGGGGGCGTTCCCGAGGCTCCGGTCATGGGCCTCATCGGCTTCCTGGCGCTCGCCGCCAATGTTGCGAGCGTCCTGCTTCTCATGTCCTACAAGGACGGTGACGCAAATGTCCGCTCCGTCTGGCTCTGCTCGCGCAATGATGCGATCGGCAATGTCATTGTCATGATCGCGGCCGTCGGCGTCTGGGGCACAGCCACTGCCTGGCCGGACCTGATCGTCGCCGGCATCATGGCTGGCCTCTTCCTCAACTCCGCGATCCAGATTCTTTCGCAGAGTTTTCGCGAGTGGCGGGCGGGCGAGCCGGTCACCCTGACCTCGTCTTGCTGCAGTTCGGGCGGAGCCGAACATCGGCACGACCATGATGGGCATGCCGACGCTCATGACCACCGGCACACGTGA